In Bacteroidota bacterium, the genomic window GATCGCCCCCCGAAGATGGAGGCGCTCGTCGAGGGCAACCTGGTCGTTCCTGCTCCTTCCGGTATGGAGTTTTCCCCCGATAGGGCCGATCTTTTGGATCAGCCTCTGCTCGATCGCCATGTGGATGTCTTCTTTGTCCCACGAAAGGTCGAGTTTCCCTGAATCGATCTCCTTGCCGATGGCTCTCAGCGCGGTGCGGATGCGCCGGGCTTCTTCCGGCGAAATGATCTTTACCGCCGCGAGCATCTCAACATGCGCGATGCTCCCGGCAATGTCTTCCTGGTAGAGGTGCTTGTCGAGCTCGACGGATGACGAGAACCTCAGAGCAATTTCGGACAGTGGCTCTTTGAATCGTCCGCTCCATAACGGCTGTTGATGGGACATGACTATTTCCTCATTCAGTAACGATGTTAAAAAAAATACCTGACGGTCGTGATTGAGGCGTCAGGTATAAAGCAGGACTCGGGAAGGGTTATTCCCGGACAACCCACACTTTGGCTTTTGCGCTGACCTTCGTGTGTAGTTTCACAGGAACTTCAAAAATGCCCAGTGTTTTGATCGGCTCTTCCAGTTCGATGACCCGCTTGTCCACCGTGAAGCCCTTTTCTTTCAGCGCATCAGCGATCATCTGCGATGTCACCGAGCCGAAGAGTTTGTCGTCCTCTCCGACCTTCATCGGAATCGTCACCGAAAGCTTCTCAAGCTCTACGCCGAGCTTCTCCGCGTCCTTCAAAAGCTTTTGTTCCTGCCGCTCGTGCTGCTTCTTTTCTTCTTCAAGAGCGCGCAGGCTGCTTGTCGTTGCACGGTATGCGATGCTCCGGGGGATCAGGTAATTGCGCGCATAACCGTCCTTCACTGCGACGACTTCGCCGATTTTTCCGAGGCTTTCAAAATCCTTACGTAAAATGACTTTCATACTCTCTCCAGCATTCTTGTTGAGTGCAAATTATTTAATGGCGTCGGAGACGAAGGGGAGCAGTGCAAGATGCCGTGCCCGTTTGATCGCCTTGACCAACTGCCGCTGATGTTTTGCGCACGATCCGGTGATCCGTTTCGGAATTATTTTTCCCTGTTCGGTGACGAACCGGTAGAGCTTCTTTTCGTCTTTGTAGTCGATGTAGACCTCTTTCGAGTCGCAGAAGCGGCATGTTCGTTTTTTGCGGATCGCGTTCGATTCGCGCTTTTCCCGCCGGTCGTCGCCCCCCCGCCGATTTTGATTTTGATGGAACACGATGATTCTCCTTCTTAAATTCTTTGATAGTCGGACTTTTTGTGGACTGGTCTTCTCAGAACTAATTACACGACGACATCGCCGGCTCCGGCTGCCGCAGCAGCCTGGCTTTTCTGGAGCGCGGACGCTATTTCCTTTGCCTTGAGCGCTTTTTTGTCCAATTGGATCGTCAAATAACGAATGATCTGCTCATCCAGCTGGTAGTGCCGGTCGAGCTTTGCGATAAGATCGCCGGGGGCTTTGAATTCGAAGAAGGCATAAAAGCCGTTGTTCTTTTTATCGACCGTGTAGGCAAGGCGCTTCCTTCCCCATTTTTCGAGCGAGCGGACTTCGCCTCCGTTCTTCACGATCACATCCTTCACCTTTTCGATGACGGCATCGATCTGCGCATCGTCGAGCGTCGCGTTGACGATGAAGGTCGTCTCGTATAGCTTGTTCTCTTTTTCCAATGACGAATCTCCTATGGACTTGGATTGTTGGTCCCATCTCTTTTATGATGGAACAGGATGAATTAGAAATTAATTATGAAATTTAAAGAAGCAAAACATTTAAATGATTAAGGTTCGGTCTCTAGAAACGATCTATTGAAATTGTTCATCGCGAACTCGATCCCGTTGGCGACGAGCGCAAGGACGGCGTCGCGTGCGCGGTCGACCATCGCCGCAGCGAGCTTTGTCTCCTCTTTATCAAAGGGGGAGAGAACATACTCGGCCATCACCTCTTTTCTCTCCTGAGCCGGGCATGTCGCGCCCGCAATGCCGATCCGCAGACGCGGAATTTTCTCGCTCTGCACCTGGTAGATGACCGAGGCCAGACCGTTATGCCCGCCGTCGCTTCCTTCAGGGCGGATTCTCAGCGTACCAAGCGGCAGCTGAAAATCATCGAGAACGATCAGCAGGTCAGAAGGCGCAACGTGGAACTGCTCCATGATCTGTACCACCGCGATACCGCTGTCGTTCATGTACGTCATGGGCGTCGTCAAAAGGAGCGGACGGTTCTCAGCGCGCGCTTCAGAGAACAGGTAATCGCCGTTGCCGTCGAACATGCGTGACCGCAATGCCTGAGAAAGTGACGCGACGACGTTAAAGCCGACGTTGTGTCTCGTCGCGGCGTATTGCTTCCCCGGGTTTCCCAACCCGACGACGCAAATTCTCTTGCCCGAAGCCGAGTCTTCCTCGAAAAAGGTCTGC contains:
- the rplI gene encoding 50S ribosomal protein L9; the protein is MKVILRKDFESLGKIGEVVAVKDGYARNYLIPRSIAYRATTSSLRALEEEKKQHERQEQKLLKDAEKLGVELEKLSVTIPMKVGEDDKLFGSVTSQMIADALKEKGFTVDKRVIELEEPIKTLGIFEVPVKLHTKVSAKAKVWVVRE
- the rpsR gene encoding 30S ribosomal protein S18, with translation MFHQNQNRRGGDDRREKRESNAIRKKRTCRFCDSKEVYIDYKDEKKLYRFVTEQGKIIPKRITGSCAKHQRQLVKAIKRARHLALLPFVSDAIK
- the rpsF gene encoding 30S ribosomal protein S6 → MEKENKLYETTFIVNATLDDAQIDAVIEKVKDVIVKNGGEVRSLEKWGRKRLAYTVDKKNNGFYAFFEFKAPGDLIAKLDRHYQLDEQIIRYLTIQLDKKALKAKEIASALQKSQAAAAAGAGDVVV
- the pth gene encoding aminoacyl-tRNA hydrolase; this encodes MRNYFSSLLRSVQTFFEEDSASGKRICVVGLGNPGKQYAATRHNVGFNVVASLSQALRSRMFDGNGDYLFSEARAENRPLLLTTPMTYMNDSGIAVVQIMEQFHVAPSDLLIVLDDFQLPLGTLRIRPEGSDGGHNGLASVIYQVQSEKIPRLRIGIAGATCPAQERKEVMAEYVLSPFDKEETKLAAAMVDRARDAVLALVANGIEFAMNNFNRSFLETEP